From a single Micromonospora sp. WMMD1102 genomic region:
- a CDS encoding maleylpyruvate isomerase N-terminal domain-containing protein, giving the protein MDGTDGSEGAGSVVGRVAEPWRALESAYARITATVDGLADADLHRPTRCRGWLVVDLLLHLVLDAQRALVTLASPAVGPADVNAVSYWLSPGDPEEGRHAAWVRRSAAAFDRPRGVVRLWTDTAPAAVRAAAATDPLGYVSTQGHVLAVPDFLATLVTEAVVHHLDLAVDLPGAPEPERDGVAIAVATLDGLLSAEAICPADWSDVDYLLKGTGRIPLTAHDRQVLGEAAGWFPLLG; this is encoded by the coding sequence GTGGACGGCACGGACGGGTCCGAGGGTGCGGGCAGCGTGGTCGGCCGGGTGGCGGAGCCGTGGCGTGCGCTCGAATCCGCGTACGCCCGGATCACCGCGACCGTCGACGGCCTGGCCGACGCCGACCTGCACCGGCCGACCCGGTGCCGGGGCTGGCTCGTCGTCGACCTGCTGCTGCATCTCGTCCTCGACGCGCAGCGCGCCCTGGTCACGCTCGCCAGCCCGGCGGTCGGGCCGGCGGACGTGAACGCCGTCAGCTACTGGCTCTCCCCGGGCGATCCGGAGGAGGGGCGGCACGCCGCCTGGGTGCGCCGGTCCGCCGCCGCCTTCGACCGGCCGCGCGGGGTGGTCCGGCTCTGGACCGACACCGCACCGGCGGCGGTCCGGGCCGCCGCCGCGACCGACCCGCTCGGGTACGTCAGCACCCAGGGTCACGTGCTGGCGGTACCCGATTTCCTTGCCACCCTGGTCACCGAGGCGGTCGTGCACCACCTCGACCTGGCGGTGGACCTGCCCGGCGCCCCCGAGCCGGAGCGGGACGGCGTCGCCATCGCGGTGGCGACGCTCGACGGGCTGCTCAGCGCCGAGGCGATCTGTCCGGCCGACTGGTCGGACGTCGACTATCTGTTGAAGGGGACCGGGCGGATTCCGCTGACCGCACACGACCGGCAGGTGCTCGGCGAGGCCGCAGGCTGGTTCCCGCTGCTCGGCTGA
- a CDS encoding zf-TFIIB domain-containing protein, whose amino-acid sequence MMQMTCPKCRGDMRQYERSGVTVDQCTECRGIFLDRGELEKLFEAEANWSQQQSQAPRPASAPGAGYPPPPPPPAPHQPAYGGPSHAPPPPPPPGHGYPPAPAPAYGQHGQPHYGYHGHYRHKKRKGFLNDFFD is encoded by the coding sequence GTGATGCAGATGACCTGTCCGAAGTGCCGTGGCGACATGCGGCAGTACGAGCGCAGCGGCGTCACGGTCGACCAGTGCACCGAATGCCGTGGCATCTTCCTGGACCGTGGCGAGTTGGAGAAGCTGTTCGAGGCCGAGGCCAACTGGAGCCAGCAGCAGTCCCAGGCGCCACGCCCCGCGTCGGCGCCGGGCGCCGGATATCCGCCGCCTCCGCCTCCCCCGGCACCGCACCAGCCCGCCTACGGGGGTCCGAGCCACGCGCCGCCACCGCCGCCACCGCCCGGCCACGGCTACCCGCCGGCACCGGCTCCCGCGTACGGGCAGCACGGGCAGCCGCACTACGGCTACCACGGGCACTACCGGCACAAGAAGCGGAAGGGCTTCCTGAACGACTTCTTCGACTGA
- a CDS encoding glycosyltransferase 87 family protein, with amino-acid sequence MVLYLLSTGFAALTAATSTLLPHRAWGSVAAFGYLAATVLVLGQLLVRRHRPGSRLTGTAARGGTTVLTWAATALLPLVWQAVERVGGRLDRAQEEVVVVENSGVRLVEHGTPYLTRDAIAALPGGEQLLGYTPYQPGMALFGLPRALAGTAWWTDARIWFAVATAVALGLAVLLLRRPAGPTPAHRDSGPAPAHRDSGPAPACGNHDNDNDNGGGGHDSYHESSSDSDRRAVSAIRDAALVRDAALVRAVQLATVLPVCALTLATGGDDLPVLALCLLALGYAARDRFVGAGLAVGLAAALKLFAWPVALVLLVHAAVRGRRSGLRLAVGALGLPVVALVPAQLVDSAALVENVLRFPLGHGLVSSPAASPFPGYLIAQSLPAGRGVAAGLLLATGLLIAVLLLRRPPRTAASAALFCGYGLLAAILLMPSTRFGYLLYPVAFLAWVPALRLAATPEPDRTAATPEPDRTAATPEPDRTAAASDDADPTPATIPEMPASSS; translated from the coding sequence CTGGTGCTCTATCTCCTCTCCACCGGCTTCGCCGCGCTCACCGCGGCCACCTCCACCCTGCTGCCGCACCGTGCCTGGGGCAGCGTCGCCGCGTTCGGCTACCTCGCCGCCACCGTCCTGGTGCTCGGACAGCTGCTCGTCCGGCGCCACCGGCCCGGCTCGCGGCTCACCGGAACCGCCGCCCGGGGCGGGACGACCGTCCTCACCTGGGCTGCCACCGCGCTGCTGCCGCTCGTCTGGCAGGCAGTCGAGCGGGTCGGCGGACGGCTCGACCGTGCCCAGGAGGAGGTGGTGGTGGTCGAGAACTCCGGCGTCCGGCTGGTCGAGCACGGCACGCCGTACCTCACCCGGGACGCCATCGCGGCGCTGCCCGGGGGCGAGCAACTTCTCGGCTACACCCCGTACCAGCCGGGCATGGCCCTCTTCGGGCTGCCCCGCGCCCTCGCCGGGACCGCCTGGTGGACGGACGCCCGGATCTGGTTCGCCGTGGCCACCGCGGTCGCGCTCGGCCTGGCGGTGCTGCTGCTGCGCCGCCCGGCAGGTCCGACGCCCGCCCACCGCGACTCGGGCCCGGCGCCCGCCCACCGCGACTCGGGCCCGGCACCGGCGTGCGGCAACCACGACAACGACAACGACAACGGCGGCGGCGGCCACGACAGCTACCACGAGAGCAGCAGCGACAGCGACCGTCGCGCGGTGTCGGCGATCCGGGACGCGGCGCTGGTCCGGGACGCGGCACTGGTCCGGGCGGTACAGCTCGCGACGGTACTGCCGGTCTGCGCGCTGACCCTGGCCACCGGCGGCGACGACCTGCCGGTCCTCGCTCTCTGCCTGCTCGCCCTCGGCTATGCCGCCCGGGACCGCTTCGTCGGCGCCGGACTGGCGGTCGGGCTGGCGGCGGCACTGAAACTCTTCGCCTGGCCGGTCGCGTTGGTGCTGCTGGTGCACGCCGCCGTCCGGGGCCGCCGGTCAGGGCTGCGGCTGGCCGTCGGGGCACTCGGGCTGCCCGTCGTCGCGCTGGTCCCGGCCCAGCTCGTGGACTCGGCGGCGCTGGTCGAGAACGTGCTGCGCTTCCCGCTCGGACACGGCCTGGTGAGCAGCCCGGCCGCTTCGCCGTTCCCCGGCTACCTGATCGCGCAGTCGCTGCCGGCGGGCCGGGGGGTGGCCGCCGGACTGCTGCTCGCGACCGGGCTGCTGATCGCCGTCCTGCTGCTGCGCCGCCCGCCCCGCACGGCCGCGTCCGCTGCGCTCTTCTGCGGGTACGGGCTGCTCGCCGCGATCCTGCTGATGCCGTCGACCCGGTTCGGGTACCTGCTCTATCCGGTCGCCTTCCTGGCCTGGGTCCCGGCACTCCGGCTCGCCGCCACCCCGGAGCCCGATCGCACAGCCGCCACCCCGGAGCCCGATCGCACAGCCGCCACCCCGGAGCCCGATCGCACAGCCGCCGCCAGCGACGACGCTGACCCGACACCGGCGACCATCCCGGAAATGCCGGCAAGCAGCTCGTGA
- a CDS encoding bifunctional diguanylate cyclase/phosphodiesterase, translating to MSQGQRLDNETDQRLVPLLGLVAVFAAVATVWSVLRNPQPPRSTSDLVMALALVVMITVSANVRAPIRIRSTTHAITWNDTAIVIGVAVAPTSWVVLCTGISLVISSRIHRSSLVKTIFNVSKNMLVAAAAGTTLSLIDWVWTPTTLHHMIAPVALAYAVAALVDEIVAMPVLALAARRKILRQFTSNWDLRLIGYGVRFVVTVLTLILLQVQTWLLVAVPPLALSLHLAYSTRVRARAERQAWQDLAHTTDALNVVDINAVLHTAVAQAANLFSADEVEVELRATGRTVRGNSEAVTYDGLTAEPSTVNGSVVPIEMKGYDGSHIGMLRLRFRGPVKLSEREQYTLRTFASALCTAVRNASAYAELNRVAEEHAHAAAHDALTGLANRRHLLDRGAEQLGQRRSEGVVALLLIDLNHFKEVNDTLGHAAGDRVLIQVAERLRTAVHGEDLVARLGGDEFAVLFHGLPAPAVAAHRAEALLSALHEPIELDGMRISVEASGGIAVAPGSGGMTELLRRADVAMYQAKRAGRRIATYAPARDTADLGRLSLGGDLPRAVADQEFTVNFQPIVDLGSGEVVAAEALARWRHPARGTIDPLRFLETVERSGLLPAFAEAVLDQSLIAVNTWREAGFDLPVAVNVSPRSLLDARFPSSVLARLRAHDLPPDRLVLELTETLTLSQLEVVDQVLGQLRDAGIQLALDDFGTGYSSLSVLSRIPVHELKIDRGFVTAMETSAEAAAVIRSTVDLGRSLNLSVVAEGVESEPQRRALWELGCVAGQGHLFARPMPAARLLAALHQGAGGRPGTLAPALHDQGAVVRLSPGRRPGPRRAERLPHLPA from the coding sequence GTGAGCCAGGGACAGCGCCTCGACAACGAGACCGATCAGCGGCTAGTGCCGCTCCTCGGTCTCGTCGCTGTTTTCGCAGCGGTCGCGACAGTGTGGTCCGTGTTGCGGAATCCCCAGCCACCCCGATCCACCAGCGACCTCGTGATGGCGCTGGCGCTCGTCGTTATGATCACGGTAAGTGCGAACGTGCGGGCACCGATCCGCATCCGCTCCACCACACACGCCATTACCTGGAACGACACCGCGATCGTGATCGGTGTGGCCGTCGCGCCAACGTCCTGGGTGGTGCTCTGCACCGGAATCAGCCTCGTAATCTCAAGCCGGATCCATCGTTCATCTTTGGTTAAGACGATATTCAACGTCAGTAAGAACATGCTGGTGGCCGCCGCAGCCGGCACCACGCTGTCACTCATCGACTGGGTATGGACGCCCACCACTTTGCATCACATGATCGCCCCAGTGGCCCTGGCGTACGCCGTCGCCGCACTCGTCGACGAGATCGTCGCGATGCCCGTCCTCGCGCTGGCAGCCCGTCGGAAGATCCTCCGGCAGTTCACCTCCAACTGGGACCTCAGACTCATCGGCTACGGCGTGCGATTCGTCGTGACAGTCCTGACCCTGATCCTCCTCCAGGTCCAGACCTGGCTGCTGGTGGCGGTGCCGCCGCTGGCGCTCAGCCTGCACCTGGCGTACTCGACGCGGGTGCGGGCGCGGGCCGAACGGCAGGCATGGCAGGACCTGGCGCACACCACGGACGCGCTCAACGTGGTGGACATCAACGCCGTACTGCACACGGCTGTCGCCCAGGCCGCCAACCTCTTCTCCGCCGACGAGGTCGAGGTGGAGTTGCGGGCGACCGGGCGTACCGTGCGGGGCAACAGCGAGGCTGTCACGTACGACGGGCTCACCGCGGAGCCCTCCACGGTCAACGGATCAGTCGTACCGATCGAGATGAAGGGGTACGACGGCAGCCACATCGGAATGCTGCGGCTGCGGTTCCGGGGGCCGGTGAAGCTGTCGGAGCGGGAGCAGTACACCCTGCGTACCTTCGCCTCGGCGCTCTGCACGGCGGTCCGCAACGCCTCCGCGTACGCCGAGTTGAACCGGGTGGCCGAGGAGCACGCGCACGCCGCCGCGCACGACGCGCTGACCGGCCTGGCCAACCGGCGGCACCTGCTCGACCGGGGCGCCGAACAGCTCGGACAGCGTCGCTCCGAGGGAGTCGTCGCGCTGCTGCTGATCGACCTCAACCACTTCAAGGAGGTCAACGACACCCTCGGGCACGCGGCCGGCGACCGGGTACTCATCCAGGTGGCCGAGCGGCTGCGCACTGCCGTACACGGCGAGGACCTGGTCGCCCGGCTCGGCGGCGACGAATTCGCGGTGCTCTTCCACGGCCTGCCCGCGCCGGCGGTCGCCGCGCACCGGGCCGAGGCGCTGCTCAGCGCGCTGCACGAGCCGATCGAGCTGGACGGGATGCGGATCAGTGTCGAGGCCAGCGGCGGCATCGCGGTCGCCCCCGGCAGCGGCGGGATGACCGAACTGCTGCGCCGCGCCGACGTGGCGATGTACCAGGCGAAGCGGGCCGGACGGCGGATCGCCACCTACGCCCCGGCCCGGGACACCGCCGACCTCGGCCGGCTCTCGCTCGGCGGGGACCTGCCCCGGGCCGTCGCCGACCAGGAGTTCACCGTCAACTTCCAGCCGATCGTCGACCTCGGCAGCGGTGAGGTGGTCGCGGCCGAGGCGCTGGCCCGGTGGCGGCATCCCGCCCGGGGCACCATCGACCCGCTGCGGTTCCTGGAGACGGTGGAGCGGTCCGGGCTGCTGCCAGCGTTCGCCGAAGCCGTACTCGACCAGTCGCTGATCGCCGTCAACACGTGGCGGGAGGCCGGATTCGACCTGCCGGTGGCGGTGAACGTCTCGCCGCGCAGCCTGCTGGACGCCCGGTTCCCCAGCTCGGTACTGGCCCGGCTGCGTGCGCACGACCTGCCGCCGGACCGGCTGGTGCTGGAGCTGACCGAGACGTTGACGCTCAGTCAGCTCGAGGTGGTCGACCAGGTTCTCGGGCAGCTCCGGGACGCCGGCATCCAACTCGCCCTGGACGACTTCGGCACCGGGTACTCGTCGCTGTCGGTGCTGTCCCGGATTCCGGTACACGAATTGAAGATCGACCGGGGGTTCGTCACCGCGATGGAGACCTCGGCCGAGGCCGCCGCCGTGATCCGGTCCACGGTCGACCTGGGCCGCAGTCTCAACCTGAGCGTGGTGGCCGAGGGCGTGGAGAGCGAGCCGCAGCGGCGCGCGCTCTGGGAGCTGGGCTGCGTCGCCGGGCAGGGGCACCTCTTCGCCCGGCCGATGCCGGCCGCCCGGCTGCTCGCCGCCCTGCACCAGGGGGCCGGCGGTCGTCCCGGCACGCTGGCTCCCGCCCTGCACGACCAGGGCGCCGTGGTCCGGCTCTCGCCCGGCCGCCGCCCTGGCCCGCGCCGCGCCGAACGCCTGCCGCACCTGCCGGCGTAA
- a CDS encoding phosphoribosyltransferase family protein, whose product MDATYRDRADAGAVLADRLGSVAGDPDVVVLGLVRGGVPVAAAVAQRLGAPLDVLVVRKLGLPEAPEVAFGAVGPGGLRVLNEEIADRLDPAEVEEVVRAETAELERRERLYRSGRPPLRLDGRTAVVVDDGLATGATARAAVGVAQQLGARRVVLAVPVGAPQAYDLLSRAADEVVCPERPADFGAVSRYYDDFHEVPDAEVVAALTGPR is encoded by the coding sequence ATGGACGCGACCTATCGGGATCGGGCAGACGCCGGTGCCGTACTCGCCGACCGGCTCGGCTCGGTCGCCGGCGACCCCGACGTCGTCGTCCTCGGCCTGGTCCGGGGCGGCGTACCGGTGGCGGCGGCGGTGGCGCAGCGGCTCGGCGCTCCGCTCGACGTACTCGTGGTCCGGAAGCTGGGGCTGCCGGAGGCACCCGAGGTGGCCTTCGGGGCGGTCGGGCCGGGCGGGCTGCGGGTACTCAACGAGGAGATCGCCGACCGGCTGGACCCGGCGGAGGTGGAGGAGGTCGTCCGGGCCGAGACCGCCGAACTGGAACGGCGCGAACGGCTCTACCGGTCCGGCCGTCCCCCACTGCGGCTGGACGGCCGGACCGCGGTGGTCGTCGACGACGGGCTGGCCACCGGTGCCACCGCGCGGGCCGCCGTCGGTGTCGCCCAGCAGTTGGGTGCCCGACGGGTGGTGCTCGCCGTCCCGGTCGGGGCACCGCAGGCGTACGACCTGCTCAGCCGAGCCGCCGACGAGGTCGTCTGCCCGGAGCGGCCGGCCGACTTCGGCGCCGTCAGCCGGTATTACGACGACTTCCACGAGGTGCCGGATGCGGAAGTGGTGGCCGCGCTGACGGGACCTCGGTGA
- the dnaB gene encoding replicative DNA helicase, whose translation MPVSVADDIRGESRPPHAQPRPPSPPSTEAPPARDGQFDKTPPQDIAAEQCVLGGMLLSKDAIADVVEILRTNDFYRPVHSTVFDAILDLYGRGEPADAITVAAALADSGDLARIGGAPYLHTLIASVPTAANASYYARIVGERAVLRRLVEAGTRIVQLGYGSSGGGGRDVDDVVDLAQQAIYDVTEKRVSEDFAVLADMLQPTLDEIEAVGAQGGVMTGVPTGFTDLDRLLNGLHPGQLIIVAGRPGLGKALALDTPLPTPDGWTTMAEVRAGDRLLGADGRPTRVTHAFEVMHDRPCYEVEFSDGSILVADAEHLWRTTTGTGRRQAGGALRQIHRSGEPRRQPSGAAEPAFTTIPDCLVSSAQSQSQSQVQSQSQSQVQVRSRSRAQARSRVGVDDGRRSMAGLLAVAEPPTSRAVAGTPQVDVVTTEQIRATLRTTDRDRRPNHAVENCAPLELPERDLAVPPYTLGVWIGAGHRVAGRFGAVDHEVVAGVERDGFRVRPSGADDVHTVLSGSPRSPLSPLPARDLVGDLGVLGALDRHLPGAYLRASEAQRRALLAGLMDTDGTVTPSGALRYTSTSHRLALDVRELVVSLGYQCTVATRRVSGGGAETSTGYIVDFDTPDEIFRLGRKRAAHRDRRGATGPRGSDPSDRRRDARHIVAVRPVPSVPVRCVTVDNADHLYLAGRSMIPTHNSTASMDFARNAAIRHNCASAIFSLEMSKVEIVMRLLSAEARVPLHVLRSGQLSDDDWTKLARRMGEISEAPLFVDDTPNMNLMEIRAKARRLKQRHDLKMIVVDYLQLMSSPKRTESRQQEVAELSRGLKLLAKEVECPVIAVSQLNRGPEQRTDKRPQLSDLRESGSIEQDADVVILLHRDDYYDKESPRAGEADFIVAKHRNGPTDTVTVAAQLHLSRFVDMAIV comes from the coding sequence ATGCCCGTGTCGGTCGCCGACGACATCCGTGGGGAGTCGCGCCCGCCGCATGCGCAGCCGCGACCGCCGTCCCCACCGTCGACCGAGGCCCCGCCGGCCCGCGACGGACAGTTCGACAAGACCCCGCCGCAGGACATCGCGGCCGAGCAGTGCGTGCTCGGCGGGATGCTGCTCTCCAAGGACGCGATCGCGGACGTCGTCGAGATCCTCCGCACCAACGACTTCTACCGGCCGGTGCACTCGACGGTCTTCGACGCGATCCTGGATCTCTACGGCCGGGGTGAGCCGGCCGACGCGATCACCGTCGCCGCGGCGCTCGCCGACTCCGGCGACCTGGCCCGGATCGGCGGTGCGCCCTACCTGCACACGTTGATCGCGAGCGTGCCGACCGCGGCCAACGCCTCCTACTATGCCCGGATCGTCGGCGAGCGCGCGGTGCTGCGCCGCCTGGTCGAGGCGGGCACCCGGATCGTGCAGCTCGGCTACGGCTCGTCCGGCGGCGGCGGCCGGGACGTCGACGACGTGGTGGACCTGGCCCAGCAGGCGATCTACGACGTCACCGAGAAGCGGGTCAGCGAGGACTTCGCCGTGCTCGCCGACATGCTCCAGCCGACGCTGGACGAAATCGAGGCGGTCGGGGCTCAGGGCGGGGTGATGACCGGGGTGCCGACCGGCTTCACCGACCTGGACCGGCTGCTCAACGGCCTGCACCCGGGTCAGTTGATCATCGTGGCCGGCCGACCCGGTCTCGGCAAGGCCCTGGCGCTGGACACACCGTTGCCGACGCCCGACGGCTGGACCACGATGGCCGAGGTCCGGGCCGGTGACCGCCTGCTCGGCGCGGACGGTCGACCGACCCGGGTGACCCACGCGTTCGAGGTCATGCACGACCGGCCGTGTTACGAGGTCGAGTTCTCCGACGGGTCGATCCTCGTCGCCGATGCCGAGCACCTGTGGCGGACCACCACCGGAACGGGCCGCAGGCAGGCCGGTGGAGCGCTCCGACAGATCCATCGATCCGGCGAGCCGAGACGCCAGCCGTCGGGAGCCGCCGAGCCGGCGTTCACCACCATTCCGGATTGCCTGGTCAGCTCCGCCCAGTCGCAGTCGCAGTCGCAGGTGCAGTCGCAGTCGCAGTCGCAGGTGCAGGTGCGGTCGAGGTCGCGGGCGCAGGCGCGGTCGCGGGTCGGCGTCGACGACGGCCGCCGGTCGATGGCTGGGCTGCTCGCCGTCGCCGAGCCTCCGACCAGCCGCGCCGTCGCCGGGACGCCGCAGGTCGACGTCGTCACCACCGAGCAGATCAGGGCGACCCTGCGGACCACCGACCGGGACCGGCGACCCAACCACGCCGTCGAGAACTGTGCGCCGCTGGAGCTGCCCGAACGCGACCTGGCCGTTCCGCCGTACACGCTCGGGGTCTGGATCGGGGCCGGTCACCGCGTCGCCGGCCGCTTCGGCGCCGTCGACCACGAGGTCGTCGCCGGGGTCGAGCGGGACGGATTCCGGGTACGGCCGTCGGGCGCCGACGATGTCCACACCGTCCTCTCGGGCTCGCCGCGGTCGCCGCTGTCACCGTTGCCGGCTCGGGATCTCGTCGGGGACCTCGGCGTGCTGGGCGCGCTCGACAGGCACCTGCCCGGCGCATACCTGCGGGCGTCCGAGGCGCAGCGCCGTGCCCTGCTCGCCGGGCTGATGGACACCGACGGCACGGTCACGCCGAGCGGCGCTCTCCGGTACACGTCGACATCGCACCGGCTGGCCCTCGACGTGCGGGAGCTGGTGGTCAGCCTGGGCTACCAGTGCACGGTCGCGACCAGGCGGGTGAGTGGTGGCGGCGCGGAGACGTCGACCGGTTACATCGTGGACTTCGATACCCCCGACGAGATCTTCCGACTCGGCCGCAAGCGCGCGGCGCACCGCGACCGTCGCGGCGCAACCGGTCCGCGCGGGTCGGACCCGAGTGACCGCAGGCGGGACGCGAGGCACATCGTCGCGGTACGCCCGGTGCCGAGCGTGCCGGTGCGCTGCGTGACCGTGGACAACGCCGACCACCTCTACCTGGCCGGCCGCTCGATGATCCCGACGCACAACTCGACGGCCTCGATGGACTTCGCCCGGAACGCCGCGATCCGGCACAACTGTGCGAGCGCCATCTTCTCGCTGGAAATGAGCAAGGTCGAGATCGTGATGCGGCTGCTCTCGGCCGAGGCCCGGGTGCCGCTGCACGTACTGCGCAGTGGGCAGCTCTCGGACGACGACTGGACCAAACTGGCCCGCCGGATGGGCGAGATCAGCGAGGCGCCGCTCTTCGTCGACGACACCCCCAACATGAACCTGATGGAGATCCGGGCCAAGGCCCGCCGGCTCAAGCAGCGGCACGACCTCAAGATGATCGTGGTCGACTACCTCCAGCTGATGAGTTCGCCGAAGCGCACCGAGAGCCGCCAGCAGGAGGTCGCGGAGCTGTCCCGGGGGTTGAAGCTGCTGGCCAAGGAGGTCGAGTGCCCGGTGATCGCGGTCAGCCAGCTGAACCGTGGCCCGGAGCAGCGCACCGACAAGCGGCCACAGTTGTCCGATTTGCGCGAATCAGGATCAATTGAGCAAGATGCCGACGTTGTCATTCTTCTGCACCGTGACGACTACTACGACAAGGAGTCGCCCCGGGCCGGCGAGGCGGACTTCATCGTCGCCAAGCACCGGAACGGGCCGACGGACACCGTGACGGTGGCCGCGCAACTCCACCTGTCGCGTTTCGTGGACATGGCAATCGTCTGA
- the crcB gene encoding fluoride efflux transporter CrcB, whose amino-acid sequence MNAHGHPVDPARPVDPVDPVGPVDPARRAGSGEPDEPDEPPALPGRPGWDVFAAVALGGALGSAGRYGLAVLWPHAPAGVPWATLLTNLAGCALIGLLMRLVTTAAAPHRLVRPFLGTGVLGGFTTFSTYAVETRGLLAAGRPGVAVGYLLGTLAGALVAVRLGVWLADRVRP is encoded by the coding sequence GTGAACGCCCACGGCCACCCTGTCGACCCGGCCCGCCCCGTCGACCCGGTCGACCCGGTCGGCCCCGTCGACCCGGCCCGCCGCGCCGGCTCCGGCGAACCAGACGAACCCGACGAGCCACCCGCGCTGCCGGGTCGGCCCGGCTGGGACGTCTTCGCCGCCGTCGCCCTCGGCGGGGCACTCGGCTCGGCCGGCCGGTACGGGCTGGCGGTGCTCTGGCCGCATGCCCCGGCCGGCGTACCCTGGGCGACCCTGCTGACCAACCTCGCCGGCTGTGCCCTGATCGGGCTGCTGATGCGGCTCGTCACCACCGCCGCCGCCCCGCACCGGCTGGTCCGGCCGTTCCTCGGCACCGGGGTCCTGGGCGGCTTCACCACGTTCTCCACCTACGCGGTGGAAACCCGGGGACTGCTCGCTGCCGGCCGACCCGGTGTCGCCGTCGGCTACCTGCTCGGCACGCTCGCCGGGGCGCTGGTGGCGGTACGCCTCGGCGTGTGGCTGGCGGACCGGGTGCGGCCGTGA
- the crcB gene encoding fluoride efflux transporter CrcB, producing MAVLVGGAVGATGRLTVNWLVERRSRPAPWATFVVNVVGSLVLGLVAGAGTALPGWLGALVGTGFCGALTTYSTFGYETVQLLRDGPAGHRRALLNVLATLAAGLAAATLGWWLGNHG from the coding sequence GTGGCGGTGCTGGTCGGCGGCGCGGTCGGGGCAACCGGCCGGCTCACCGTCAACTGGCTGGTGGAACGCCGGTCGCGCCCCGCGCCGTGGGCGACGTTCGTCGTCAACGTGGTCGGCTCGCTGGTGCTGGGCCTGGTGGCCGGCGCGGGTACCGCCCTGCCGGGCTGGCTCGGCGCGCTGGTCGGCACCGGCTTCTGCGGCGCGTTGACCACCTATTCGACGTTCGGCTACGAGACCGTGCAGTTGCTCCGGGACGGGCCGGCCGGCCACCGCCGGGCGCTGCTGAACGTGCTGGCCACCCTCGCTGCCGGGCTCGCCGCCGCTACCCTCGGCTGGTGGCTCGGCAACCACGGATAG